Proteins from a single region of Cryptococcus neoformans var. grubii H99 chromosome 5, complete sequence:
- a CDS encoding NADPH-ferrihemoprotein reductase, with translation MLSAVDIVIITLTVALPLLYFFRESLPFIGGKTRAAAPHAAVANKANVDEGDPSDFVGKMTRANKRCVIFYGSQTGTAEEYAIRLAKEAKSRYGLSSLVCDPEEYEMSLLDQVPEDACVIFVMATYGEGEPTDNANAMMELLQEPEPEFSQGGSTLENLNYVIFGLGNRTYEFYNEVAKKLDKRLTELGAKRIGERGEGDDDKSMEEDYLAWKDLMWTDFAERMGVEEGGAGDVPDFVVKELHDHSPEKVYHGELSSRALLASASGTNTPVGAYGVKNPYPAPVLASKELFAVGGDRNCIHIEFDITGTGMTYQHGDHVGIWPSNSDVEVDRMLAVLGLAASGRRQAIVDIESLDPALAKVPFPTPATYDAIFRHYLDISAVASRQTIAFLARYAPSEAAREKLTRWGTDKEAYANEIDGPALKLAEVLQAASNDSTEPPFASQTVWPIPFDRIVSSVPRLQPRYYSISSSSKLHPNAIHVTAVVLKYQPTVSPPHHHEPRWVFGLSTNFILNVKMAHSGENTPVEGDVSQVSMKKVPSYKLAGPRGHYVKENVYKVPIHVRRSTFRLPTSPKVPIIMIGPGTGVAPFRGFVQERIALARKAIDKNGPDALKDWAPMYLFYGCRRADEDFLYREEWPRYEQELKGVFRMKVAFSREMKKPDGSKVYVQDLIHDLASELAPLILEKRAYIYICGDAKNMSKAVEERLMEMLGAGKGGSAAVEGAKELKMLKERNRLMTDVWS, from the exons ATGTTGAGCGCGGTAGACATCGTGATCATTACGCTCACAGTCGcgctccccctcctctaCTTCTTCCGTGAATCGCTCCCTTTCATCGGGGGAAAGACTCGAGCTGCCGCCCCACATGCAGCCGTGGCCAACAAGGCTAATGTTGACGAGGGAGACCCTAGTGACTTCGTTGGGAAGATGACAAGGGCT AACAAGCGCTGTGTTATTTTCTATGGCTCTCAAACTGGTACTGCTGAAGAATACGCTATTCGTCTCGCCAAGGAAGCCAAATCCCGTTATGGTCTTTCGTCTCTTGTCTGCGATCCTGAAGAGTATGAAATGAGCCTACTTGATCAGGTTCCTGAGGATGCCTGTGTCATCTTTGTTATGGCGACATACGGCGAAGGTGAACCCACGGACAATGCCAATGCCATGATGGAACTCCTTCAAGAACCCGAACCCGAATTTTCTCAGGGCGGCAGCACCCTTGAAAACCTCAACTACGTCATCTTTGGTCTGGGGAACAGAACGTACGAGTTTTACAACGAAGTTGCCAAGAAGCTGGACAAAAGGTTGACCGAGCTCGGCGCGAAGAGAATTGGAGAGCGcggagaaggtgatgatgacaaaagcatggaggaggattaTTTGGCTTGGAAAGACCTAATGTGGACGGACTTTGCTGAGAGAATGGGtgtggaggaaggcggCGCTGGTGATGTCCCCGACTTCGTGGTAAAGGAATTGCATGACCACAGCCCAGAAAAGGTTTATCACGGCGAACTATCTTCTCGAGCACTTCTTGCCTCGGCTAGCGGGACCAATACACCTGTTGGAGCGTACGGCGTAAAAAATCCTTATCCTGCCCCTGTCCTCGCGTCCAAAGAGCTTTTCGCTGTTGGCGGCGACAGGAACTGCATTCACATCGAGTTTGATATTACTGGTACTGGTATGACCTATCAACATGGTGACCATGTTGGTATCTGGCCTTCCAACTCTGACGTTGAGGTCGACCGTATGTTGGCTGTCCTTGGTCTTGCCGCCTCTGGCCGTCGTCAGGCTATCGTTGATATCGAGTCTCTTGATCCCGCTCTCGCCAAGGTGCCTTTCCCTACTCCTGCTACTTACGACGCTATTTTCCGTCACTATCTCGACATCTCTGCTGTTGCTTCCCGTCAAACCATTGCTTTTCTTGCTCGATATGCTCCTTCCGAGGCAGCCCGTGAGAAGCTCACTAGATGGGGTACTGACAAGGAGGCATACGCCAATGAGATAGACGGTCCAGCTCTCAAACTCGCCGAAGTTCTCCAAGCTGCCTCCAACGACTCTACAGAACCCCCCTTTGCGTCCCAAACTGTTTGGCCTATCCCCTTTGACCGCATTGTGTCTTCGGTCCCTCGTCTTCAGCCTCGCTACTactcaatctcctcttcttccaaacttCACCCTAATGCCATTCACGTTACCGCGGTTGTACTCAAGTACCAGCCCACAGTTAGTCCACCTCACCACCACGAGCCTCGATGGGTCTTTGGCTTGTCTACCAACTTCATTCTCAACGTTAAGATGGCTCACTCTGGCGAGAACACTCCAGTTGAGGGCGACGTTTCTCAGGTCTCCATGAAGAAGGTCCCATCGTACAAGCTGGCTGGTCCCCGAGGTCATTATGTAAAGGAAAATGTGTACAAAGTGCCCATCCACGTGAGGCGGAGCACCTTTAGGCTCCCTACTTCTCCCAAGGTCCCAATCATCATGATCGGTCCCGGTACT GGTGTTGCTCCCTTCCGTGGCTTTGTACAAGAACGCATTGCTCTCGCCCGAAAAGCAATCGACAAGAACGGTCCCGACGCTCTCAAGGACTGGGCCCCAATGTACCTCTTCTACGGGTGCCGCCGAGCCGACGAGGATTTCCTGTACCGCGAAGAGTGGCCTAGGTATGAACAAGAGCTCAAAGGTGTTTTCAGAATGAAAGTGGCCTTTtcaagagagatgaagaagcccGATGGGA GCAAGGTATATGTGCAAGATCTTATCCACGACCTTGCTTCCGAGCTCGCCCCGCTTATTTTGGAGAAGCGTGCTTACATCTACATCTGCGGTGACGCGAAGAACATGTCTAAAGctgtggaagagagactGATGGAGATGTTGGGTGCGGGGAAGGGTGGCAGTGCGGCCGTGGAGGGTGCCAAAGAGTTAAAGatgttgaaggagaggaac AGGTTGATGACCGATGTCTGGAGTTAG
- a CDS encoding nuclear pore complex protein Nup155, with protein sequence MLSSLPSLSRLSHIADSPQSQQANQYSTQIMSSSNQVQPYFPGQVGAPAQQGVYPQLPGTQPYLQTSYNPYGGSAPGMGPVGAPISQNQTLSQPFAPGSGAVGQPYPSQPVAQWNRYLTPLQAPQSLESVSKDEDPIYGPLGRARGKIERGLRGDVDISADLEEKLGPTAQIQDPYAAPPSASAAYKCCSVTKRTPLPDALHQELNFKHLTAKMGLFEEIERAWFTVDNKLFLWDYGDGRDFSRYDEQTDTIQAVGLVKARKDVFVDDITHVLVICTSTKATVLGLSRSSTSREILLYHTNLTVDTPTVMVDIKGTDEGRVFVLGANKDLYELDYSSDSSWLFGSSTSVRLKNRTSGGVSNWVPSVVASKVKAGIESFAIDSQQKRLYTLHTGGEIEFYDVSANRFDLRSKYNRLKHDLNRDPRSGAVNIVSISAIGGHESKRACLVAIASNGVRAYFVSTPSFYPIILRAPPPLQLGLSVSDQSIYTSGTFIAVQYDPNAPLTQTHLTFAIPQSGRQSALRENYETLEPPVFQEWTATEIVPSQVWAIVELSGANPKDSPPSLRRSDGLALSALPRQAEVGPRGYLVLAASGLFWVDQPRPVDLLKANLDIEKDVAVNTIRMTFGKTQLAAMALLLGSTHETKHPDLISSLSTILLTSGEPVVKDSTGGKTITYSSRHDGLALAIARYLRPIWSAKVTLPLVGGKQILGIKETVLSKVQANLESLRRYLEEHPFQNYQVEGEAKIAWAQEEMSLHGLNILLKQAVEAISFVLLLSDYKMTDIVAKCDPATQSALASLTFESLITSSDGRAVARKLVTALIEQQIGQELGIDTLSEILQQRCGTFIQPGDVVQYKAEESMRRAEATRDPLEKTESLAESLRLFTRAAGSIPIPRLQEVSERYRALNYTLGAIELALRTASDLDPHKKAIDFVRDGEHPADPRKALFEARKECYAEVIKALKVADDRLDKAVAEGDAATATQSRNEAYALAIASDDELFHFYLYDWHVERGLQEQLLEFDTPFIEDYLKITISNVEDRRDLLWKFYARREQYLPAAEALASLATRPSPMPLHDRLYYLAQALTSAKSAASLGSEDVEFTSRLQEQIDVAQVQMEVAHAVEVHPEMTGEEKVEILASLNDGLLQLDELYQNYARPFRLYEPILLILKTADTRVDDVCEAVWRQLLGSAGKIGGAAGISEVVKSLGRRYFPSEAAPMDIMIPVVYAEAAGYPGSPGWASTTLLDAGVPLRDLWEAVTGLYENSDDEEREFYAEQISVLAQRWMSQMDEIPAAEIERFASAYILRTNGASDDSTRAIRDKLLAVKQAAVKY encoded by the exons ATGTTGtcctctctcccttctctttcccgtCTTAGCCACATCGCCGATTCTCCCCAGAGCCAACAGGCCAACCAATATTCAACTCAGATaatgtcttcttcaaaccaGGTCCAGCCCTATTTTCCCGGACAAGTAGGCGCGCCTGCTCAGCAGGGAGTTTATCCTCAATTACCCGGTACTCAGCCTTACCTTCAAACATCGTACAACCCTTACGGCGGCTCTGCACCTGGCATGGGCCCTGTTGGAGCCCCAATCTCCCAGAACCAAACTTTATCTCAGCCTTTTGCGCCTGGCTCTGGAGCCGTTGGACAACCATACCCATCTCAGCCCGTCGCTCAATGGAACCGGTATCTCACCCCTCTACAAGCGCCCCAGTCTCTTGAGAGTGTATccaaggatgaggatcCTATCTATGGACCATTGGGAAGAGCTAGAGGAAAAATCGAAAGAGGTTTGAGGGGTGATGTGGATATCAGTGCCgatttggaagagaagCTTGGTCCTACCGCGC AGATTCAAGACCCTTATGCCGCTCCTCCGAGTGCTTCCGCGGCGTACAAATGCTGCTCTGTCACCAAGCGCACTCCTCTCCCAGACGCTTTGCATCAGGAACTCAACT TTAAACATTTGACTGCTAAGATGGGACTTTTTGAAGAGATTGAAAGAGCGTGGTTCACGGTTGACAACAAGTTGTTCTTATGGGACTACGGAGATGG TCGCGACTTCAGCCGCTATGACGAGCAAACGGATACCATCCAAGCCGTAGGCCTTGTCAAGGCGCGTAAAG ACGTTTTCGTGGATGATATTACCCATGTCCTTGTCATCTGTACTTCCACTAAAGCCACCGTTCTTGGTCTCTCACGGTCCTCGACATCTCGCGAGATCCTTCTGTATCATACCAACCTTACTGTTGATACTCCTACAGTGATGGTGGACATCAAGGGTACTGATGAGGGAAGGGTCTTCGTGCTTGGAGCCAACAAAGATCTCTATGAGCTTGACTACTCTTCTGACAGCTCGTGGCTGTTTGGAAGCTCTACAAGTGTTAGACTGAAGAATAGGACCAGTGGAGGTGTGAGCAACTGGGTTCCAAGTGTTGTTGCGTCAAAAG TGAAAGCTGGTATTGAATCATTTGCGATTGATTCCCAACAAAAGCGTCTCTACACTCTCCACACTGGAGGAGAGATTGAATTCTATGATGTCTCTGCAAACCGATTCGACCTTCGTTCCAAGTACAACAGATTGAAGCATGATCTGAACCGGGATCCCAGAAGTGGCGCCGTCAATATTGTTAGCATCTCTGCTATCGGCGGCCATGAAAGCAAAAGGGCCTGTCTAGTTGCCATCGCATCGAACG GTGTTCGAGCGTATTTTGTATCTACACCCTCTTTTTATCCCATCATCTTGCGGGcccctccaccccttcAACTCGGGCTTTCTGTATCCGACCAATCCATCTACACCTCTGGCACTTTTATCGCCGTGCAGTACGATCCCAATGCGCCTCTTACCCAGACTCACCTCACCTTTGCCATCCCTCAGTCTGGCCGACAATCAGCATTACGGGAGAACTATGAGACCCTTGAGCCTCCCGTGTTCCAAGAATGGACTGCCACTGAGATCGTGCCTAGCCAGGTTTGGGCTATTGTAGAGTTGAGCGGTGCGAACCCTAAAGACTCACCGCCCAGCTTGCGGCGCTCAGATGGCCTTGCTTTGAGTGCTTTGCCAAGGCAGGCTGAAGTCGGCCCTAGAGGTTATCTGGTGCTTGCTGCTAGCGGATTGTTCTGGGTCGATCAGCCTAGGCCAGTTGATCTCTTGAAAGCGAACCTGGACATCGAAAAGGATGTGGCTGTTAACACCATCCGTATGAC GTTTGGAAAGACTCAGCTTGCTGCCATGGCTTTGCTGCTTGGTTCCACCCACGAAACCAAGCACCCCGATCTTATTTCATCCCTTTCTACCATACTTCTTACATCTGGCGAACCCGTAGTTAAGGACAGTACTGGAGGCAAGACCATAACCTACTCTTCCCGACATGATGGTTTGGCCTTGGCTATCGCTAGATACCTCAGACCCATCTGGAGCGCCAAGGTGACCTTACCTCTTGTGGGAGGAAAGCAGATTTTGGGGATTAAGGAAACCGTCCTGAGCAAGGTTCAAGCTAATTTGGAGAGCTTGAGACGATATCTTGAAGA GCACCCTTTCCAGAATTACCAAGTCGAAGGCGAGGCCAAAATTGCTTGGGCTCAAGAAGAAATGTCTCTCCACGGTCTTAATATCTTGCTTAAGCAGGCTGTTGAGGCGATTTCCTTCGTTCTGCTATTATCAGACTACAAGATGACAGACATTGTGGCCAA ATGTGATCCTGCCACTCAATCGGCATTGGCAAGTTTGACTTTTGAGTCTCTTATCACTAGCTCAGACGGAAGGGCTGTTGCGCGAAAGCTTGTGACAGCTTTGATTGAGCAGCAAATCGGCCAAGAGCTAGGC ATTGACACCTTGAGCGAAATCCTTCAGCAGCGATGTGGAACCTTCATTCAACCCGGCGATGTCGTTCAATACAAGGCGGAGGAGTCAATGCGACGTGCCGAAGCGACTCGCGATCCACTCGAAAAGACAGAGAGTCTTGCAGAGTCATTGCGCCTCTTTACTAGGGCGGCGGGAAGCATACCTATCCCTCGGCTGCAAGAGGTGTCTGAGAGATACAGGGCTCTCAACTATACTCTCG GCGCCATCGAACTTGCACTCCGCACAGCCAGTGATCTTGACCCTCATAAGAAGGCCATCGACTTCGTGCGCGACGGCGAACATCCTGCCGACCCAAGAAAGGCATTGTTTGAGGCGCGAAAGGAGTGCTACGCTGAGGTCATCAAGGCTTTGAAGGTGGCGGACGATCGGTTGGATAAGGCGGTGGCGGAAGGTGACGCGGCTACTGCTACTCAAAGTAGAAACGAAGCATACGCTCTTGCTATCGCATCTGACGACGAACTTTTCCATTTCTACTTGTATGACTGGCATGTGGAGCGAGGTCTTCAAGAACAACTCCTTGAG TTCGACACGCCGTTCATTGAAGATTACCTCAAGATCACAATCAGTAACGTTGAAGACCGGAGAGACTTGCTGTGGAAGTTCTACGCCCGACGAGAGCAATACTTACCTGCTGCCGAGGCGCTTGCAAGCCTTGCTACCCGTCCCAG CCCTATGCCTCTTCACGACCGCCTTTATTACCTCGCCCAAGCGCTCACGTCTGCTAAATCCGCCGCTTCGTTAGGTTCAGAAGATGTGGAGTTCACAAGCCGTCTTCAAGAGCAAATTGACGTCGCTCAGGTCCAGATGGAAGTGGCACATGCAGTTGAGGTGCATCCCGAGATGACCGGCGAGGAGAAGGTAGAAATCTTAGCGAGTCTGAACGATGGGCTGTTGCAGCTTGATGAA CTGTACCAAAACTATGCTCGACCTTTTAGACTCTACGAACCTATCCTTTTGATCCTAAAGACCGCCGACACCCGCGTAGATGATGTCTGTGAGGCTGTTTGGAGACAATTGCTTGGCAGCGCGGGTAAGATCGGCGGAGCAGCTGGCATTAGTGAAGTTGTCAAGAGTCTGGGACGCAGATACTTCCCTAGTGAAGCAGCTCCTATGG ATATCATGATTCCTGTTGTGTATGCCGAGGCTGCTGGTTACCCAGGATCTCCGGGTTGGGCATCTACCACCTTGCTTGATGCGGGAGTTCCTTTGCGAGACCTTTGGGAGGCAGTCACTGGACTCTATGAAAACtctgatgacgaggaaagagagTTTTATGCCGAGCAGATCTCCGTACTTGCCCAACGGTGGATGTCACAAATGGATGAGATCCCTGCGGCCGAA ATTGAACGTTTTGCTTCTGCTTATATCTTACGGACGAACGGGGCATCAGACGATTCTACTAGAGCAATCAGGGATAAGCTCCTTGCTGTTAAGCAGGCAGCGGTGAAATACTAG